The sequence GCAACGGGGACAAATTACATTTCTCAGACCAATACTGTCACCGCAACATCGGGAGCCACCACCAGTACAGCTACTCAGGTGTTCAACGCAAACGGGCCGCTTGTTACCACAACGACCACTTTCATTTTCTACAAGTTCACAGGCTTCACGACTACAACTACTTCCGCAGCTGCTACAGCTACCTCCTGCCCAGTCTCTCCAGCAGGTGCCAGTTGCTTCAGACTTGCGGTACACGGCGGGTCATGGCTGGAAGGATCGTACCTTGGTATCAATCTCCAAGGCTCCCATAACTATGCAGGCATCAATCGCGCTGGCACCGAAGCCAGCAGTTGGGAACCGGGTGTGTATACTGAGACGTTCTATCTTGATGCGAACGGACATCTTGTTGAGCCGGCTGGTGGTGGGCGAAGCCCATATGTTATGCTGGACGTAGATCAGAACGCTCCCTACATACAAAGAGCTCCTTTGATGGGACTTCCACAATGTTTTGCTTCGTCTTGGCAACACGTCGATGTTGCCAAATGCGTCATCGATGCCTCAGATTTCTGCCACAAAACACTCACCTGCCAGCTTCGCGACCAGATAGGTTTCTATGTCAGGCAGCCATTCTATCAAGCTTGGGAAACCTCGCCAGACTATCAGTTTGACCTCGATGATTGCGAGAATGGTGATGGGCCTTGTCCACCAATAAAGCCGTCAGGATTAGGGTGGTATGATGCACTTAGTCTGTATCGCATAACTTGGGGTAACCCTACGGGCGACTCCCAGTACATTCCTGTCACCCTTGGGGTAGAAGATACCCCATGTCCTTGTGACTTCTTGAATGTCAATTATATGGGCTATGAATAAATCCAAGGCAAAAACCGTCCGACATGTCTTCCTTGTTGATTTATATATCGAGAGGAGGCTATCAAAGCTTCTAATAAACTTCTTGTTAGAAAGTACTCAATCTTTTGGGTCCTAACAGTTGTAAAAACAGGAATACTATAAAgtgtcttttatttttataaggttaGCTCAATTATATTATTCTAGAAGTCGTTTTCAATAcctaaatattaatactacaCAAGAGCAATGAAAAGCTTGCCTTCTTACTTGTCCTCCAGATTTCCTTTCCTCTACTGTCTATTGATTTAGGGCTTTCTCTTCCCTGCtgcttaagtaatttataacaATAATCTTATAGAATAGGAAAACTGAATAGGTGGTGTAAGTCTTACAATCTGTACAATAAATGAAATAGGTATAGATCTACACTTTCAATAAATAAATGTGTCACAAGATGTAAGTCACTTACCCCGCACAACAATAACATACGACATATATTACAATAACATATGATGTATTACAATAACATATGATATATTACAATAACATAcgatatatattataataacaatcaatatatactactacaacAAATACAATAACTAATCTTAGGAAaatatagaatatatatcatatatcaaatattataaaactattataaaatatatatcatatgttaaatattataaaactattataaaatatatataactaattaaaaaaactctataattaatttacacatatatataaatatacagTTAAATCTTCTCCCCAAAATTCAAATTACACTTCAGCTAGATTATTACAACAGgtttataactattattactattatgaAGTTCTTTATTATTGTTGTTGGACTATTTAGTATGGCTGTTCATGGCCAAAGCGGCGGTAACTGCACTCCTCCCCCAGTAGGAGGCAGTGGTCCAGGCACCTGCTTTATTGCAGGGACTGGATTTCCTTGCGATGAAGAATTTCCCTGcactaaatttaataatgtAAGTGTTTATTACACTTGATTTTCACAGCGAGGTGCTAATTTAAACAGCCATGTATCCATGGTCTTGCACGACCTGGCCAACCAGCTACTGTATGCTCTTAAGAGCTTTAGgcgctgctttttttaagctatattattattataaagatggcttttaaatttagggATTAACTAAATacaataaattattatatttgctATACTATCGGTGAACTGCCTAAAGTATTTGGAAACTATTGGATATTGAgtaagtagtattttttcAGGTCCATGGACTTGACATGTTAAAATAATCTAAGTCAGTTATAAAACGCTCCTAAGAGAAATATCTTCggataataaataacttttgcttttaattttcaaattcaataaaatttatttctGCATACGGTGGCACCTTAGGCAAAGTGTACAAGAGTGCAAAAACTccaattttttaaaaaccatAAAAATTAGAAATTAGAAACCATACAGTGTATGCACAGTGTCAATactgtatttatttaaattacaGCGTTTTATAGAAGGCTACAAGGCTGAAATTTGCGTTAATTTTTAGGCAGTATAACCACTTATAAGccggatgaccttgatctagctagatgaccttgattaaACGGGATGACCTTAATTAAACAGGATGACCGTGATTGAAcgggatgaccttgatctaGCTAGATAACCTTGATCGAAcgggatgaccttgatcgaacgggatgaccttgatctaGCTAGATAACTGTTACAACCCAACAACCATAAGATACATACCTATAGATAAACTACAGATTAACAGGCCAATTAGAAGggattacttataaaatcatAAGCCACCCCTGATGGATTATAAACACTAAAGTAAGCTACCCTAGaaggattataattaaaatcataagctttttaaaataacttactatataagactatttattatatttattaaatatagcttaaataattaattattaatatagtatttatataataattaaattaaacttttatttaaagttattagctatataattaaaattatttataaaatcttttatatttttttattaatataagcctaatattaaaagtttattttttaaaaattaattattttatattaaatataaaattaaaatattatatattaataatatttatttaaaaaaatactttaaattttataaataattaaactattatattttaaaataatattaaaggctaatttactttaaaaaaaacttttttttttatttaaaataataataaaaatattattataaaaaaaacttttaattaaaaaaatataaataatattaaagttattaaattaataaaaaatatatataaattaaataaaatttttataaataaacttaataataaaaagtttattaaaaaaatataaaaatatttattaaataataacttttatttatatttaataataaaattaataaactttattttttttaaatttaacttaaggcttactttaaagattttaaaattatttttaatataaaatataaaaaaaaaatttttatagcttcttgctttaaaaaaactacttttaaatagttttatttaatataaaatgcttactttaataatttaaaaaaacttttattaacttaagtttaaaaagtttttaatagctttaaataatttaaaaaagaatttattaaagtatttaaaaatattaaaaaaatttatataattaaaaataaacttataaatatttattaaaaaaaaaatattttaattatattataaaatttaaaaacttaacctttaaagttaaataaaaataatttacttttattaaataattttataataaatttaaaaaaagtattaaagaaaaagtttataataaaaattaaattaaatataattatattttttttataaaagaatatattaaagttaataatttactttataaacttaatatagaaaattaaagctttagtaaaaaataattaacttaaggtaaaaaataataaaaactaattattaaagataataataatatagttaaacctataaaccttaatataatataaaaaaaaaaaattttaaatattataattataaaaagttaaactatatagcaaaaaactatagatttttaaaaaaaaaaaaatttataatttttaaactaaaagtaatatatattataaataaaaataataaaactatttatttattaaaataattaaaatgttttaaaaataataataactataacttttataaatttatatttaaacttttaaattatttttaaatattaaataaaaaagctaataataaaatccttaattaataatttattttttaagttaattttataaatctagtaaacttaattaaaagcattgctttagaaaataataaaaataataaataatataattataaatattactttaaaaaaaataaaaaatattatataatagtataagtattttacttttaaaattatattacttaatttattttaatataatattatatataaagcaagcgcaaatataaaaaacacccttataatattatatatttatttaaataatttataaaagtaaactttagaaacctagtatattattaaagctattattattaattaaatacttatttaaggctttaattataaaaaaataattaaaagatataattatattaacttaatatatttattatattattaaattaattaaattaactatattatttataaatatataaagtattttaaataaaaaattaaaaaaaatatttttttaatatatattctttagtatataatattaaaatcttataataatttatactgccttatataaaaagctatctaataatattaattttttaaaatagttattttaaaatctattacAACCTAATACTTAAGGTTGCAATAATAAACCTACTGGGTAagcataaataaattaactttaatccattaactaattatagactatttaatagaatttattattaagtatattgtTACGATCCGggtcttgcaagaagagtaatagaggatTAAGTGGGGCTAGGTGCATTTTTATTGCTGGAtagctgctaggtattatcaaaagactatatttatctctgccctttctttgtttttacaaaagaaagtcctttccttttataccttctttctttatagcaaTTAGCTTCTAGCTAGTTGCATCAGGCCTTCTATCCTGTATCCTCGGCtgaagacttaaagtttatcaGCACGGCATGGAATATCTGTTTGAACTTGGAGGACGATAGCtagtttctagctagttgtatcccagcttctttgtcgcctgacatatattaaatataacttaataaacttaactattaaatatattaaagacatttagttaattaaatatataaatttactttttatactttttttaaataacttaaatagctagttattaatatagttttatacctataaattaaataatatttttaatctttattaataattattattataatattattacctataggttttttaacttattctttaatataaacctaaagaatttattttagatttattttttaagaatttactttatattaactatttaatatatagtttattatatattaataacttttatttaaataattactaaacctatagataataataaaaatatagcaggcaatagttaataaaaaattacttttatatataaagaaacttaagaataatatttattatttactttaaagtaaataataattaatttactttttttataaattaaaaagctaaaagattaattaaaaaataaaaaaaaaaaaaaaaaaaatccttaagcttaagtaatttaataactttaataaaaataccttaaaaataaataaattttttattaaattaaatatttattttagctattttttaattaatttaaaaaataataaaaattaaattttttttatagttaactgctttataaaaactactgttaaatagtttaggtttattttaataaactataatattataaaggaagaatttactaaaataaaaatttaaataagtaaaatttttaataattataaaacctttaaaaattaattaaaaaaatcctttaaaattataaataaaaaataaaaagtaaaaaaaaaacttaggtttttataataaaaagaagttttatttaaatatattattacttttttatacttatttactaaagttaattaaattaaagaaataaaaaaagaaatttattataatagtattaagtttaaagttaaagataaattatttaaagaaaattaaagtaaaattaaatttattaaatatatttaaaaggttattaatattaataactataactttaaaaaaagctaaaaatataaattaaaaaaatatagctattaattaaccttataatagaaattttaatattatataaactaaagtaagaaataaaaaaaatatattataaaaaataataaaacttaattaaaataaataaactttaatattattaaaataattaagtttaaaggaaaatattatttttatagtaagctaggctataaaaaagtatattattattttaaaaaaaaataaaaaagaaataaaaaaagccttaaataaaataataaaactaataaagcctaaataaatactattattaaactaccttataatagctttagttaaactgcctattataataatatatatcttatatataaaagcaataaaaataaattaaaatattacttaaagaagctaaaaaaggtaaaatcttaaaaaaaagttaaaattaatactttaaccttttataagctatttaataataaaaatttaaattttaatataaaaccaatctataaatactatagatttattaatattacttataaatattataaaaaataaatagtaatttaaaaaaaaaactataactattttattaaaggtcTTAAGGCACCTCTAATATAGCTGCCCCACCACAACCCCTGCATTTTCTACAGTACCTAATCGTAAccttagttataataaaccTCGcgctatataaattaatatatacatTAGTTTTACAATACCTAATAGCagatttaacttaaagataGCTAAAGGGCATACCTAATAACTAACCTAATACCTCCACCTGTAATCTACGCCGAATTTAACCCAATTTTAATTCCTTTTCGCAACCCAGTTATCCAGTAAATACCCTCTTccctattattaatattctagctttttcTACTTATTTTCCTAGTTAAAAAATAGGtcaaatatataaataaagggcCGATCCCTGGCCTATATAAACCGccattaaaatacttatctAAGAATGCCTAAACACCAATCTCTATAAAagaggtatatatataaattaatattttaatttatataggaatttataaagaaacacACCTTAAGGACTATTAAAAGACCTCTAAGCCAGAGGACCCTTATCTagattactttatta comes from Trichoderma asperellum chromosome 3, complete sequence and encodes:
- a CDS encoding uncharacterized protein (EggNog:ENOG41); translated protein: MGGSYAPVYKRDVVPTPTSRGAFDRRAIAVPTGMAGWPIDKISYACSQIATGTNYISQTNTVTATSGATTSTATQVFNANGPLVTTTTTFIFYKFTGFTTTTTSAAATATSCPVSPAGASCFRLAVHGGSWLEGSYLGINLQGSHNYAGINRAGTEASSWEPGVYTETFYLDANGHLVEPAGGGRSPYVMLDVDQNAPYIQRAPLMGLPQCFASSWQHVDVAKCVIDASDFCHKTLTCQLRDQIGFYVRQPFYQAWETSPDYQFDLDDCENGDGPCPPIKPSGLGWYDALSLYRITWGNPTGDSQYIPVTLGVEDTPCPCDFLNVNYMGYE